In Patescibacteria group bacterium, the sequence CGCGGGCTGAGCTCAAGAGCGGCGATTACGACATTATCCATAAATGCCTGAAGTGCGGTGCACTCAAAACTAATAAAATGTCAGCGGATGATGATTTTGACCAAATTATAAAATTGAGCACTAGCTTCCTTGTTTAAATTAATTGCTGTATCTTGGCTGCAATTTCTCTCCCCTCTTTTGCTGGCGGCGATTTTGAGTTGGGGGTTACTTGCCGGAATAAAATATTTAACAACGAAATATCAGTGGTGGGGGCACCAGAGTGCTCATCATGATGCGCGTCAAATCACACGCTTGGGCGGCATCGCGGTTTGGTTGACTTTTTTGATCGTGTTTTTAGGGTTTGTCGACCTTACTCCTCCGCGCTTGGCATTACTAGTCGGGATGACACTACTATTTTTAATGGGGCTGGTTGATGACATCTACAATCTTTCACCGATTACTAAATTGATTTGGCAAATCGGAGCAGTGGCGATCGCGGTCGGTTTGGGACTACATATTGGGCAAGTGACTAATCCTTTCGGTGGAGTAATTGTTTTATCTCCCATCTGGGATTATTTATTAAGTGGGTTTTGGTTACTCATCGTAGTGAATGCTGTGAATATGTTAGATGGCCTGGATGGTCTGTCCGCGGGAGCTACTAGTATTTTTTCGATTATCATTTTCTTCTTAAGTCTCTTTGTAATTGTTAATCAGCCGACGACTGCTACGATGGCAGTAATTCTTTTAGGCACGATGCTGGGTTATTTGTGGTGGAATTGGCATCCCGCTAAAATCTTTTATGGTGATGCCGGCAGCAACATGGTGGGATTTATCATGGGGGCCTTAGCCATTGTGAGCGGTGGGAAGATTGCTACAGCTGCCTTAGTGTTGGGATTCCCGATTATGGATCTGCTGTGGGCAGCGTTCCGCCGGATAAAACAAGGCCGATCTCCTTTTGCGGCCGACCGCGAACATCTCCATCATCGTTTGCTGGATGCGGGAGTGCCTCACCAGAGTGCTGTGGTGATCATTTTAGCACTAGTAGCTCTGTTCGGGGTGGTTTCATTGCTATCGGGCACTTGGGCTAAACTGATCGCTCTTTTTGGGGTAGCTTTGCTAATGATTATCCTCGTCAGGACTGTATTTTTCTTGCAAAGGAGAAAAAGCCATTGACAAAACTCTCTCCTTGAGTTACAATGATATAATTTGCTGAATGTCGTTGTAACATTAAAACAAAAACCAACATGAATGATCAGCAATTCGAAAAATTAGTCGCCAATCTACAGGATGTGATGCGTTGCCCTAATTGTTCTTCGGGGTATTTTCTGGACGACATCCATTATTTAGGCCAGATGGAAACTATGACCTTTCTACACCTGCGTTGCCATAAGTGCGGTACTCCTGTTTTTGCGAGTGTGGCTGTAGCGGCCGGTGATGGCACTATCCTAGAATCTGACTTTATTGATAATCAGGTAATTAAGACGCGCAAGCTGGCGATTGAGGAAAAACCTCAGATTTTTCGGTCCATTACCCATGATGATGTGATCGATATTCATGAGGCTCTCGGCAAGGCGGTGGATGATTGGGACAAATTCTTGCAAGTGCGCTAAAAGCTAATTTTTAACCTCTGAACTAGAAAACCTTGCTTTGGCAGGGTTTTTTGGATATATTGGCAGGGTTAACGATAAGCGAGAATGAATAAACCAGCCGAAAAACTCGAACTCTCAGCCGAAATTAGGGATACCAGTATCTCCCCTAAAGCTTTCCGGACCCAAGGCAAGGTGCCGGGAGTAGCTTATGGCAAAGACGTTGTCCCCACTCCCCTGGCAGTCAAGCTGCTTGATTTTAAGAAAATTTATCGGAGTGCGGGTGAAACCACTATTATCAATTTAAAATTAGGCGATGCCTTGCCTAAAATGGTATTGATCAAAGATGTGCAGTTGAGTCCCGATCAAGACGAATATTTAAATATTGATTTTTTGCAAATCAAAGTAGGTGAGAAGTTGCGGGTGACGGTGCCATTGAAATTTGAGAACGAAGCTCCGGCGGTAAAAGATTTTGGCGGAATTCTAATCACTAATAAAAATGAAGTGGAAGTAGAGTGTATGCCGCAAGATCTTCCGCATGAAATTATTGTGGACCTAACTAAGTTGGCTAATGTTGACGACAGCATTCTAGTTAAAGATTTACATGTTAACGCTGGCGTAGAGCTGTTAGATCAGCCAGAGGATTCTATTATTATGGTGGCGCCACCAGCAGCTGAAGAGGTAGAGCCGGTCGTATCAGAGGCAGAAGCCGTGGCGGCAGTGGAGGCTACTGGAGAAAAAACAGAATCAGCCGAAGGAGAAACCACTAAAGAAGAGAAAAAATCAGAATAATTCGTTCAAAATTATTAAAACAATTAATTTAACAGAAACTTTCATCATCACGGTGAAAGTTTTTAAATAATTTTTTTTGTTTACAAGTTATTTAATAAGATTCTAGGCTAAGTCAGAATGACAAAGCAAAGAAAACTTTGTCAATTTTTGAAAATGTTGACAATAACTATTGTATTTGATTAGTAAAGTATTTATAATTTAAGTTGTTGTTGTAAATGCAACACAAAAGAATAATATTAATAACCCAAGGAGGGTAGACAATGCCTGCAAAGAAAAAGCGCAAAGTCGCAAAGAAAGCTGCTCCAAAGAAAAAGAAGGCAGCTCCCAAAAAGAAGAAGGCCGTCCGTCGCAAAAAGAGAAAGTAAAAAGATTCACTAAGAATCGTTAAAGAACACTCAGTAATGAGTGTTCTTTAGTAGAAATAAAAATTACACTGCCAAAGCGGAATTTTTTATAATATGATAGAGGTAGTACAGTTTATTAATAGGTTATCTACGGAAAATGGATTACCCAACCGTCCGGAAAAATTTTATTCAGTTTTTTGTCGATAAACAGCATCAATTAGTGCCTTCGGCTGCGTTAATTCCTGAGCATGATGCCTCAGTTTTATTCACCACTGCGGGGATGCAACAATTTAAACCGTACTACACGGGTGTTCCCTCTCCATATGGAGAGGGAGTAGTTAGTATTCAAAAATGTTTTCGGACTGCTGACATTAACGAAGTGGGTGATGAATCACATCTGACTTTTTTCGAAATGCTAGGCAATTTTGCTTTTAATGGTTCAGTCAGCAAGCGAGAGGCGATTAATTGGGGCTGGGAATTTTTGACTTCTCCTGATGGGATGGGCATTGATAAGGCTCGGCTGTCAGCCACCTACTATAACGGCAATCGTTCCGGGACTTTTCCGGATAATGAAGCTAAAGAAGTTCTAGAATCATTACGAGTTGATGGATTAAATCAGATTACAGCGCAGCCGGATACAGATAATTTCTGGGGACCGACTGGCAACGAAGGTCCTTGCGGTCCGACCGTAGAATTTTATGTGGATGGAGTAGAAATCTGGAATATCGTCTTCAATGAATTCTATTATCAGGAAGCCACTGGTTTGCGACCACCAACCAGCGGTTTAGGCATTGATACAGGCATGGGGCTAGAGAGATTATTGGTGGCCGTTAATCCGGAAACAAGTAATGTTTACGAAACCGACGCTTTTACTGATATCATTACTAAAATCCAAGATCATACTCCCGATATTGATATCGGAGCTGACCGCTCTATGCGCATCATTGCTGATCATCTGCGGGCCAGTGTTTTTTTGCTAGCCGACCATGTTCAACCCAGCAATAAAGAGCAGGGGTACTTGTTGCGGCGGATTTTACGCCGAGCTATTTTACATTTAGATCGACTAGAAGCTTTGGCCGGTTTCCGAGAAATTATTGAAACCATTATTAATTATTACGGAGAATTTTATCCTGAATTAGTTGCTGATAAGGATAATATTGTGCAATTTGCTGAATTAGAAAGAGACAAGTTCCTAAAAACCATCACTCAGGGTCGGAAAGAATTAGTTAAGCTCTTGAGTTCTGCTGACACTACCATTTCGGGTCTAGCCGCATTCGATTTATTCGCTACGTATGGGTTACCGCTGGACTTTATTAAAGAAGAATCTCTCCAAGCCGGCAAAGACATAGATGAGGTTGGTTTTGAACAAGCCTTTAAAGAGCACCAGAACGTGTCTCGGGCCGGGGTAGAACAAAAATTTGGCGGTCATGGTCTGTCTTCTGGCGCAGAGGTGAGCGAGACTGATAAACAGATCATTACGCGTTATCACACAGCTACCCATCTCTTGCATGCTGCTCTGATGAAATTCTTAGGCAATGAAGTTAAACAAGCCGGGTCTGATTTAAATACCGAACGAGCCCGATTTGATTTTACTTTTCCGCGTCCTCTCACTTCTGCAGAAAAACAACAGATAGAAGATTGGGTCAACCAACAGATTACGCAAGATCTGGTCGTGAAAAAAGAGGTTAAGCCTCTTGCGGAAGCCTTGGCGGAAGGAGCCACTGCCTTCTTCCGAGAAAAATATCCGGATCCAGTGAATGTCTACACTATATATAATGAGAATAGCGGTGAAGTGATTTCTAAGGAATTATGCGGAGGGCCGCATGTAGAAAATACTTCCGCAATCGGCAAGTTTAAAATTATCAAAGAGCAGAGCAGTTCAGCGGGAGTGCGCCGAATTAGAGCTGTGATCGATTAAATTTATGGCGTTTTTTTCCGTAAATAAAGCGAAAAAAAGCCGGGGGGAAGCTTACATTGCCGTTGATTTAGGCACAGAGGCTGTTAAATCCCTAGTTTTTGAAAGAAGAGAGCAGCAATGCTCCATTTTGGGTAAAGGTAGGGCGTTTCATCCAGGCGGGATTATGCGGGGAGGCATGGTGATCAATATCTCGGAAGCGGTGCCCAGTTTGCGGCAAGCAGTTGAGGCCGCCTGTGCTCAGGCCGATATCCAACCCAAAAATCTAGTCATGAGCTTATCGGGAGATTTAGTTAAAAGCCTAGTCACGACAGTGCATTATCATCGAGCCCGACCAGATGCCCATATTGATAGCAATGAATTAAAAAATATTCTTTATAAAGCCCAATGGAAGGCGTTTGAGCAAATTCGCAGCTTAGTGGCTAAAGAACAAAAAGAATCGGATCTGGGATTTAAGTTAATCAATACCACCATTGTGGATACGCGCATTGATGGTTATAAGGTAAGCAATCCCTTAAATTTTCAAGGGAGCATGATCACCCTCAGTATTTTTAATGCCTTTGCTCCTTTGGTGCATCTGGGAGCTCTCCAGGCCTTAGCTGATGAATTAGGTTTAAATTTAGTCAGTGTGGCGGCTGGCCCCTATGCTTTAACTAAGAGTTTGTTGGTCGATAATCCAGAATTCAGTGCGGTATTTATTGATATGGGAGCCTATTTGACCGATGTAGCCGTGGTCAGCGAAGGTGGTATTTTTGGCATGCAAAATTTTGCTTTGGGCAGTAATGCTTTCAGTAAAAACATAGCTACTAGCCTAAAAGTTACTCCCGATAAGGCCGAGCAAATTAAAATTGATTATAGTAGCGGATTGATCGATAAACGCTCAGAAAACAAATTGCATCGGATCTGCAAAGAAACGGCGGCACTGTGGGTGCAAGGTGTAGCGGAAAGTTTGGACGAATTCAGTCATCTCGATATTTTGCCTAATAAAATTTTTTTGGCGGGAGGAGGCGCTGTTTTACCGGAGATAAAACAGGCTTTGTTGATGAAAGCCTGGGCGGAACACTTGCCGTTTGCCAAGAAACCAGCTCCAGCTGTGATCGAGCCTACGGATATTCCTAATATAGTCCTACATAATCAAGTTACGATTGATTTAGGTGATATGGTAGTCTTGGGTCTGGCTAATTTAACTTTAGCCTTGCCAGGTAAAGAAGATGTGTTAGGAGATATGTTGCGGCGCTTAGTTGTTAATATGCAAGCCTAAATTAGATGAAACGAAAAGCCATCTATCTTGATGCCAGTAATGATCTCTATACCACTATGATGAAAGTGGATCGAATCGATGCGGAAGAAGTGATCCTAGTGATTCCGCAAAGTTCAGTCTTATTTCACAGCGCGGTTAACTTTAAGATTTTACGGTCGGCGGCCCATCGTCTGCACAAAACTCTGGCCGTGGTGACGGCTGATCCAAAGGGTCAGAGCTTGGCTCAACGGGCTGGTCTACCCGCCTACAAGGATGTGGAATTGAATGAGGAAATCGCAACGGCAGCGGTAACGGTTTCCTCTCCCCCGCTAGTTAATCCTGACGAATTACCAGTTGCGGCGCGGGAAATTAAAATTAAATACAAGCGTAAATTACCCGTGTCTCGGCCTGTGCCGCCACCGGTAGCCGTAATTACTACAGCGGCCGCAGCAACCAGATCTTCAGAGCGTGAAACTTCTCGTTGGTTGCGGCCTAAGCTAAAACCCAATTTTCTACATCGGCTAACCGTTTTAGGTTGGGTAGCCATCTCGCTGACAGTCTTAGGCTTCGTGATTTATTTAGTAATTCCTAAGGCTACGATTAATTTAGAGATCAGCGCCGAACCATTTATGCATAAATTCCAATTAGTCTTAGCTGACAAGAATGACAAAGAGGCTGCTGGACAAAATGTTTTTAAAGGGAGGTTTGTGGTTGTAGAAAAAAAACTTACTCAGACTTTTGCCGCTACTGGCACTAAGAATAATGGTAATAAAGCTGGCGGTATAGTTACGATCTACAACTATACTCGAGCAGTTAAACCTTTGGGTCTGCGAGCTCAAACTAGACTGCAAGCTCCGGATGGACAGATTTTTAAATTGCAGGACGAGATATTAATTTCCTCAGCCACTGTAGGTGCTGGTGGGAAGCTGGTTCCGGGTCGAGCTAACGTGAGAGTAGAAGCGGCCGAAGGTGGCACCCAGGGCAATTTAGCGGCTGCCACCAAATTTACTATTCCGGGACTCGGGACGACCGGCGTAGATATGGTGTATGGCCAAAACGACAATCCCTTCTCGGGAGCCACGGATGAGGAATCAAAAATGATTTCGGAAGAAGATATTAAACTAGCTCAAGATTCGATTAGTAAAAATGTCTTTATAGATGCGGAAGCGGAACTCCAAAAACAAATTGGCCGTAAAGAAGAGCTTATCCCAACGCTAATTAAAAACGATATCATTAACGTAGTTCCCTCGGCGGCAGCTGGCACTGCCCGCGACAATTTTGATTTAGATATCCAAGTGCGCAGTTGGACTCTGCTTCCTGATAAAGGCCAGTTAGATAAAATCATGCAAAACACCATTAACTCAGTAGTGCCTGCTAACCGCGAACTAACTTCTCCCACGCTCCGGGGAGTTAAAATCGTGTTAGGGAATGCTGATTTTAATACTCACATTATTGATTTCACTGTGGATATTGATGGGTCGGTAGCGCCTAAAATTAGCACCGCGGAATTGTCCGAAAGTTTAGCTAATCGCAGCCTAAAAAGTGTAGAAGCCCTTTTCAATAGTATCCCAGATATTATTTCTCATCGGATAACTTTGTGGCCATTCTGGGTAAAAAAAATGCCTTTGTTGGAGAGCAATATTAAGATCGACTTCTCGTATATTAATCAGTAATATTTTTTTGGAATAAATGCGCGTCTTAAGTATAGATTTAGGTAGAAAAAGAATTGGGGTGGCCTTGGGCGATACGGAAAATTATGTCGTTGTGGGTTTGCCGACACTGACCAACAATAAAGATTTATTGGATAAGCTAAAAGAAATTATCGTGCGAGAAAATATTCAAAAGTTAATCATCGGCTGGCCAAAAACTATGAGCGGACAAAACGGCGAACAAACTAATTACACGCAGCAATGGGGCGATCGGATCAAACGTATTTTGCATATCGATGTGGAATATATTGATGAAAGATTGAGCAGTAAAATGGCGCGCGATAGCTTGGAGAGTCTCGGCGGCAGTTTGAAGAAAGAGGATATTGACCAAGCCGCGGCTGTGTTGATTTTGCAGGGTTACCTCGACCGGCCCAAAAACTCGATTTGACAGCCTTGGGAGAGTGTTTTAAAATCAAGGTAGTTATCCAAAGGGAGGTAAAATGAATAAGTCGCAGATAGTTGAATTGATCGCCCGTAAAGCCAATGTGTCCAAAAAAACTGCCACGCAAACGATGGACATTTTTGTGAATGCCGTCAAAAGTAATTTGGCAGCCGGTAAGAGTGTGACCATCACCGGTTTCGGGACTTTCAGTGTTAGTGCTCGTGCGGCTCGCAATGGGGTCAATCCCCAGACTGGGAAGCCTATCAGAATCCCACAGTCCCGGGTGCCTCGCTTCAAGTCGGGCAAATCATTGCGGTCACTGATCCACTAATCAAGCTTGGGTAACACCCTATAAAAGACTAATCGCGGGTGCCGGTTTTGGCTCCCTCGAGGTTTTCCTGTAAAGTTAATATTGTAATGCCGAACGATGCGGGTATCGTATAGTGGCAATACCCCAGTTTTCCAAACTGGCGCCGGGGGTCCGATTCCCCCTACCCGCTCCAGCGTCGCGGTGGACTCCGCTTTATCGCCTCACTATGCGTAAGGCTCATAAACGCTTTGTCACCACTCCTCTCCAAATTACAAACAGGTCTGCGACCTTCAGTTTGCGATTTGGGTGGGGAAAGAGATAGCGCACCGGTTTAGGCCAGTTTAATTAAAATTCATGGTTGATCCTAATACTATTCATGATCGGTTAATTAACCTGCTTGATATCAATCAGGTCGAGTACAAACTCTTTAACCATCCGGCAGCATTGACTTATGAAGATTTAGCTGCAGTCCAGAAATCAACTGGTTTCTTTGGGACCGAGGCCAAATGTATGGTATTAAAGGTAAGCGATAAGTTTATCGTCTATATCACATTGCAAGGCAGTCGGGTTAATTTCAACGCCGTGAAGACAGAATTAGGAGGAGCTAAAGTTCGGCTGGCCACTGCCGAGGAATTAGCCGAATATTTTGGTGCCCAACCCGGTTGTGCTTACCCATTTGCTTTTGACTCCCAATACGACATTTATGTAGATCCTAAGATATACGAGCAGGAATGGCTCTTATTTAGTCCCGTTTTACCTACCGAGACAATCCAAGCTAAAGGAGAAGATCTAAGGAGAGTATGGGCCTCTCTAGATAATCAGGTCTCGGAAGTAATAAATTTCAATCAGTAACCATATCAGTCAAAAACTTGGGGATAAGTGATTAGGTTAAATCTGGGGTTTATTACGCCTAGAGCTGACTTTTAATTATTGACAGTCCCGTTTTTTTATGATATAATAGTTATTAACAGGCAAGCCAAATAAAAATCAAAAAACAAACCAAATGATGTTTAATAAGCTAAAACGAGTTCTGCTTGAGTCGGGCTATCGGGTAATCCTGACGAGCAATGTCTCTCAAAGTCCGAAAAAGGGCTTTGCCCGGGGCATCAAGGGTTATATCGTACCGGATGACCTGACGATTTACATCAATAAGAATATTGGAGTAAATGATCGGGTGATTACTTTGGTACACGAATTATTGCACGAGATTTACCCAGCTTGGACAGAAGGCAAAGTTAATCAAACCTCTAAAAGAATTTTTCAAAAGCTAACTGTTCCCCAACTGGGTTTCCTCCAGTTTTTTATCATGGTGCCAACCGAAATTAGAGCAATGCTCCGTTCCAACAACCTGTCTTCTGTCTGCTAAAACAATATACTCAAAATGGTGGATGAGCTCTGGCGCCGTGGACAGAGCTTTTTTATTTTTTCCAATCGTCATTCCGGTAAGTCCGCTTTGCGGACGCATCCAGAATCGTATAATAATAAATCTATACGATCCTGGACGAAGCCAGCCTGCCTGCCGGTAGGCAGGGACGACAATATAAGGAAAACATTGTCGCTTAAGGTATATTGATATTAGTTGAAAAATTGATTATTGTGCCCCTGTAGTTCAATGGACAGAACAAGAGACTTCTAATCTCTCGATCGAGGTTCGATCCCTCGCGGGGGCGCCATCCCAGTCCCGTGTTGTATAACACAGGACGGGATGAGTCCTGCATCGCATGGTGCAGGGCCAGGCGTGAATTAACATGGTGGGCGTAGCTCAACGGCAGAGCATCTGTTTGTGGAACAGATGGTTATGGGTTCGAATCCCATCGTCCACCCCACAAAAATTTTATGGATATACGGATTAGACTAATTGAAGAAGCTGAATTAGAGTCTGTCAGCCAAGTCTTTACCGAAGCATTTAATAATGCCGGCGTCGGAGAGAACTGGAGTGTAGAGCGGGCTATCAAGTATTTAAGATATTTATATCAACATCAGCCTGATCTGTTTTTTATTGCGGAAGCCGAAGGAGAAATTGTGGGGGGTGTAGCCGGAGTGATCAGGACATGGGGAACCGGTAATTATTTGGGTGAGTGGGAATTATTTGTGAAGCCGGAATATCAGAAACAAGGGATAGCTGCCAAACTGCTAACTAATATTGTGCGCAGTGCTATTGATAACCACGCCATAACCATGTTTAGTGGATTAGCTTTTAGCGGCAAGGCATTTCCGATGGAGTGGTACAAACAGATAGGTTTTCATCCCTCCGGCTGGGTGCATATCGAAGCTGATGCGAAAGAGCTGTTAAGTAATCTTATTGCTGATCATGGCCAAAATCAATAAATCTAAATTCAGCGAAGCGGTGCATAAATTGGTTAGAGCTATTCCGCAAGGCA encodes:
- a CDS encoding MraY family glycosyltransferase — its product is MFKLIAVSWLQFLSPLLLAAILSWGLLAGIKYLTTKYQWWGHQSAHHDARQITRLGGIAVWLTFLIVFLGFVDLTPPRLALLVGMTLLFLMGLVDDIYNLSPITKLIWQIGAVAIAVGLGLHIGQVTNPFGGVIVLSPIWDYLLSGFWLLIVVNAVNMLDGLDGLSAGATSIFSIIIFFLSLFVIVNQPTTATMAVILLGTMLGYLWWNWHPAKIFYGDAGSNMVGFIMGALAIVSGGKIATAALVLGFPIMDLLWAAFRRIKQGRSPFAADREHLHHRLLDAGVPHQSAVVIILALVALFGVVSLLSGTWAKLIALFGVALLMIILVRTVFFLQRRKSH
- a CDS encoding 50S ribosomal protein L25 — translated: MNKPAEKLELSAEIRDTSISPKAFRTQGKVPGVAYGKDVVPTPLAVKLLDFKKIYRSAGETTIINLKLGDALPKMVLIKDVQLSPDQDEYLNIDFLQIKVGEKLRVTVPLKFENEAPAVKDFGGILITNKNEVEVECMPQDLPHEIIVDLTKLANVDDSILVKDLHVNAGVELLDQPEDSIIMVAPPAAEEVEPVVSEAEAVAAVEATGEKTESAEGETTKEEKKSE
- a CDS encoding alanine--tRNA ligase, coding for MDYPTVRKNFIQFFVDKQHQLVPSAALIPEHDASVLFTTAGMQQFKPYYTGVPSPYGEGVVSIQKCFRTADINEVGDESHLTFFEMLGNFAFNGSVSKREAINWGWEFLTSPDGMGIDKARLSATYYNGNRSGTFPDNEAKEVLESLRVDGLNQITAQPDTDNFWGPTGNEGPCGPTVEFYVDGVEIWNIVFNEFYYQEATGLRPPTSGLGIDTGMGLERLLVAVNPETSNVYETDAFTDIITKIQDHTPDIDIGADRSMRIIADHLRASVFLLADHVQPSNKEQGYLLRRILRRAILHLDRLEALAGFREIIETIINYYGEFYPELVADKDNIVQFAELERDKFLKTITQGRKELVKLLSSADTTISGLAAFDLFATYGLPLDFIKEESLQAGKDIDEVGFEQAFKEHQNVSRAGVEQKFGGHGLSSGAEVSETDKQIITRYHTATHLLHAALMKFLGNEVKQAGSDLNTERARFDFTFPRPLTSAEKQQIEDWVNQQITQDLVVKKEVKPLAEALAEGATAFFREKYPDPVNVYTIYNENSGEVISKELCGGPHVENTSAIGKFKIIKEQSSSAGVRRIRAVID
- a CDS encoding cell division FtsA domain-containing protein, whose product is MAFFSVNKAKKSRGEAYIAVDLGTEAVKSLVFERREQQCSILGKGRAFHPGGIMRGGMVINISEAVPSLRQAVEAACAQADIQPKNLVMSLSGDLVKSLVTTVHYHRARPDAHIDSNELKNILYKAQWKAFEQIRSLVAKEQKESDLGFKLINTTIVDTRIDGYKVSNPLNFQGSMITLSIFNAFAPLVHLGALQALADELGLNLVSVAAGPYALTKSLLVDNPEFSAVFIDMGAYLTDVAVVSEGGIFGMQNFALGSNAFSKNIATSLKVTPDKAEQIKIDYSSGLIDKRSENKLHRICKETAALWVQGVAESLDEFSHLDILPNKIFLAGGGAVLPEIKQALLMKAWAEHLPFAKKPAPAVIEPTDIPNIVLHNQVTIDLGDMVVLGLANLTLALPGKEDVLGDMLRRLVVNMQA
- the ruvX gene encoding Holliday junction resolvase RuvX — protein: MRVLSIDLGRKRIGVALGDTENYVVVGLPTLTNNKDLLDKLKEIIVRENIQKLIIGWPKTMSGQNGEQTNYTQQWGDRIKRILHIDVEYIDERLSSKMARDSLESLGGSLKKEDIDQAAAVLILQGYLDRPKNSI
- a CDS encoding HU family DNA-binding protein, producing MNKSQIVELIARKANVSKKTATQTMDIFVNAVKSNLAAGKSVTITGFGTFSVSARAARNGVNPQTGKPIRIPQSRVPRFKSGKSLRSLIH
- a CDS encoding YbaK/EbsC family protein; protein product: MVDPNTIHDRLINLLDINQVEYKLFNHPAALTYEDLAAVQKSTGFFGTEAKCMVLKVSDKFIVYITLQGSRVNFNAVKTELGGAKVRLATAEELAEYFGAQPGCAYPFAFDSQYDIYVDPKIYEQEWLLFSPVLPTETIQAKGEDLRRVWASLDNQVSEVINFNQ
- a CDS encoding GNAT family N-acetyltransferase encodes the protein MDIRIRLIEEAELESVSQVFTEAFNNAGVGENWSVERAIKYLRYLYQHQPDLFFIAEAEGEIVGGVAGVIRTWGTGNYLGEWELFVKPEYQKQGIAAKLLTNIVRSAIDNHAITMFSGLAFSGKAFPMEWYKQIGFHPSGWVHIEADAKELLSNLIADHGQNQ